The Chloroflexota bacterium sequence CCTCGGGCCAGGAGACGGCGCCGTCGCTCGATCGGACCAGCTTGTACTTCTCGAAGGCGCCGGTGAAGGCGCTCCACTCGACGACGAGCTTGCCCTTCTCCTCGTTGAAGAAGGCGTTGAGCTTCAGGCTCGTGCTCGGCGCCGGATCCGGCTTGGGCTCTTCCTTGGGCTCTTCCTTGGGCTCTTCCTTGGGCTCTTCCTTGGGCTGCTCGGCCTTGGGCTCTTCCTTGGGCTCTTCCTTGGGCTCTTCCTTGGGCTCAGTTGCGGGCTTCCAGTAGTCGTGGAAGTCAACGTCGGGCTTGTCAGCCGCGGTCGGCTCGGTGGCGCCGCCATCGGTGCCGGCGGAGCCGTCATCGGTCTGGGCAGTGGTGGCTTCGGGCTCATGGTTGATGGTCATCGGCCGGATGACGGTCGAGCCGAAGGCGATGGCACCCACCATGAAGAGCGCCGCGAAGGCGCTCGAGGCGGAGCCGGTGATGACGCGCCTGGCCTTGTCCATTTTGTCCATTTCGACGAGTTCTCCCGGATGAATGACGTTGGTGGGCGATTCGGCGCCCGATGAACGTCAACAGAACGGGGAGGGGGGTCGGCGATTACGCGCGGCAGGCAGGCAGAAGTACCGGTGCGGGGAGGTACTTCGGGCGCGCGGCAGGATTCTCGCGGCGGGTCGCATGTGCATCCGGTGTGCACAACGGACAAGAACGGCCGCTCGGAGGCCATGCAGGAGCCGAGTCTCCGGCCAACTTGACGCAGATGCACGCTGGGTGAGCACTGCAGTGAGGCGGGCGATGGGGGCGGCCCGTGCTTGGTCGTTATGCACGCTCAGCGTGCACGCGTCGGCAGCCCGCGGTGCACGCGTCGGCAGCCCGCGGTGCACGCGTCGGCAGCCCGTGGCGGCTCGTACACTCCGCGTCATGGCTCGCCTCCCTACCCTGGAGATCGTCCTCGTCCGCCACGCAGAGGCGGAACCGATCGGTACGCCGCCCTGGGAGGTCGACGACGACCAGCGGCCACTGACGGCGAAGGGCCTGCGCGACGCCGATGAGCTCGCGTTCGAGCTCGACCCGTACCACTTCGACGCGGTCTATTCGAGCCCGTACCCGCGCTCCATGCAGACGGTCGCGCCGACCGCCGCGCGGCGCTCGCTGGAGGTGCAGCTGCTCGACGACCTGCGCGAGCGCCGCCTGGTTTCGTCGCCGAGCGACGACTGGGCCGATCTCCTCGCCCGTGGCTGGGCCGACCCGGACTTCGCGGCGCCCGGCGC is a genomic window containing:
- a CDS encoding histidine phosphatase family protein; the protein is MARLPTLEIVLVRHAEAEPIGTPPWEVDDDQRPLTAKGLRDADELAFELDPYHFDAVYSSPYPRSMQTVAPTAARRSLEVQLLDDLRERRLVSSPSDDWADLLARGWADPDFAAPGAETGREAQLRGLRALDLLRARHALGGRLLVGSHGNVISLILQSLEPGVDHAFHVSMPNPAIFHLEHDGIGWRVMGGHGFAAIEQGD